A window of the Dioscorea cayenensis subsp. rotundata cultivar TDr96_F1 chromosome 14, TDr96_F1_v2_PseudoChromosome.rev07_lg8_w22 25.fasta, whole genome shotgun sequence genome harbors these coding sequences:
- the LOC120275390 gene encoding actin-related protein 2/3 complex subunit 2B, with protein sequence MPKEEELMACFNRASPALVEILSRLISVERPTDVDHCLYEFGSVKYHIQALALEPHNIYLSVSTPPLSPEFLLSNGLPNYILHDIKNMYSDVVELIIPPKEGFLLTMKVDVTKFPNNKDDQMKAITEISSIQAAILCLQLKDMLWNLGSQDKTNAICKPIKLVYHPKEPFFVVRMTEKITAIFPMRFKDNSDVVIATSFFQELMDVGYSSACAKVPRCTWSPIPPQELRGELFHHLTTNGGFVSFDIFPQHVKGAKVDKTMWILLNFYAYVKHYVKCTRAFIQRKMRQRLESMAEVLQKARIGGGEEDHKTLGIASRKGCSCVKKVFRLSKSQIFRKKIQTIRWRIKVKRLYRFRQRWFKILKFNSFRKYTKLD encoded by the exons ATGCCGAAAGAGGAAGAACTTATGGCATGCTTCAACAGAGCTTCGCCGGCATTAGTTGAGATCTTGAGCAGATTGATCAG TGTTGAAAGGCCAACAGATGTTGATCACTGCTTATATGAATTTGGATCGGTTAAATATCATATTCAG GCTTTAGCATTAGAACCACATAACATATACTTGTCAGTGTCGACACCACCGCTATCTCCAGAATTCCTCCTCTCGAATGGTCTTCCAAATTATATCTTGCATGATATCAAGAACATGTACTCTGATGTTGTCGAACTAATTATACCACCAAAAGAAGGATTTTTGCTGACAATGAAGGTTGATGTCACAAAGTTTCCAAATAACAAAG ATGATCAAATGAAGGCGATAACTGAAATTTCTTCGATACAAGCAGCCATACTTTGTTTGCAATTGAAAGATATGTTATGGAATCTTGGTTCTCAGGATAAAACTAATGCCATTTGCAAGCCTATTAAACTTGTTTATCATCCAAAAGAACCATTCTTCGTCGTCAGAATG ACAGAGAAGATTACTGCAATATTTCCGATGAGATTTAAGGATAATTCCGATGTGGTTATAGCAACTTCATTCTTTCAg GAACTCATGGATGTCGGTTATTCATCAGCCTGTGCAAAGGTGCCGCGCTGTACTTGGTCGCCGATTCCGCCTCAAGAACTCAGAGGAGAGTTATTTCATCATTTAACGACTAATGGCGGCTTTGTATCTTTCG ATATATTTCCACAACATGTTAAAGGTGCCAAAGTGGACAAGACAATGTGGATTTTACTGAACTTCTATGCATATGTGAAGCACTATGTTAAG TGTACTCGAGCATTCATCCAAAGAAAGATGAGGCAGCGTCTAGAGAGCATGGCCGAG GTGTTGCAAAAGGCGAGGATtggaggaggtgaagaagatCATAAGACACTTGGAATTGCTTCTCGAAAag GTTGTTCGTGTGTTAAGAAAGTTTTTCGACTCTCCAAATCACAGATCTTCAGGAAAAAAATTCAGACTATCAGATGGAGGATAAAAGTAAAAAGATTGTATCGATTTCGCCAGAGATGGTTCAAGATTCTCAAGTTCAATTCATTTAGAAAGTACACCAAATTGGATTGA
- the LOC120275256 gene encoding cyanate hydratase yields MEGLGGDGAQKAAVISRLMAAKRLSGKTHSQIAAETGLTNVYVAQLLRRQAQLKPGPTTAALRAALPALDDDLVAEMMAPPFRSFRPDLIQEPAVYRLNEAVMHFGESIKEIINEDFGDGIMSAIDFYCSVDKIQGVDGKDRVVVTFDGKYLPHSEQKTDHMVSRLNRQ; encoded by the exons ATGGAGGGATTGGGTGGGGATGGAGCTCAGAAGGCGGCGGTGATCTCGCGGCTAATGGCGGCGAAGAGGCTATCGGGGAAGACGCACAGCCAGATCGCAGCGGAGACGGGCCTCACGAACGTCTACGTTGCTCAGCTCCTACGCCGCCAGGCGCAGCTCAAGCCTGGGCCGACCACCGCCGCCCTCCGTGCCGCCCTTCCAGCGCTTGACGACGACCTTGTCGCTGAGATGATGGCCCCTCCCTTTCGTTCCTTCCGCCCTGATCTCATCCAGGAACCTGCCGTATATAG ATTGAATGAGGCTGTCATGCATTTTGGAGAGAGCATCAAAGAGATTATCAACGAGGATTTTGGTGATGGCAT AATGTCAGCTATAGATTTTTACTGCTCTGTCGACAAGATTCAAGGTGTTGACGGCAAGGACCGTGTAGTTGTTACATTTGATGGGAAGTACTTGCCCCATAGTGAGCAG AAAACTGACCATATGGTTTCAAGGTTGAATCGGCAATAG
- the LOC120275260 gene encoding uncharacterized protein LOC120275260 translates to MGCFLACFGGPKDRKRRRPVVPASPAHRIHESYQPLKPSLSPKKLAPEVALGSPLNLRENQEPGSFSSNRKKVTFDLNVKTYEDVSVPEDSKYSSDEDVENEEKGEEKSSPVLCAFPANHRYQNCVNSDDEEELEECEGAEDEEFEDSDLDAEDEDIGVVGGNEDESYDSYFSLPMDKEREELQEISSPKSINETSPDKQLKILDSKNVRDRSQYIHSVLNPVENISQWKEVKVRVTPAKLQKENISFEPEPVMKVEKPSQKNSLMSPSPISSAKQEVSVDASLSTWLSSPESPIPERPQMSKSHQSNSSLSREDQPILGALTVDDLKQSVTSSPRRSPSKSPDEMPILGTVGSYWNDSISSLSSSAAKGIPNTTSKYREDRRVNWHSTPFEKRLDKALNNRGALETSLS, encoded by the exons ATGGGCTGCTTCCTTGCTTGCTTTGGAGGTCCTAAGGACCGGAAACGCCGTCGTCCGGTGGTTCCGGCGAGCCCGGCACATCGA ATTCATGAGAGTTATCAGCCACTCAAACCGAGCCTTTCGCCGAAGAAATTAGCTCCGGAGGTTGCTCTTGGCTCACCTTTGAATCTCAG AGAGAATCAGGAACCAGGGAGCTTTAGTAGCAATAGAAAGAAAGTGACGTTCGATTTGAATGTGAAAACTTATGAGGATGTCTCTGTGCCTGAGGACTCGAAGTATTCTTCTGATGAGGATGTCGAAAATGAAGAAAAGGGAGAGGAAAAGTCCAGCCCAGTTTTGTGTGCTTTTCCAGCTAATCATAGATACCAAAATTGTGTAAAtagtgatgatgaagaagaactaGAAGAATGTGAAGGTGCAGAAGATGAGGAGTTTGAAGACAGTGATTTGGATGCGGAGGATGAAGATATTGGTGTTGTTGGAGGGAATGAGGATGAATCCTACGATTCGTACTTTTCACTGCCTATggacaaagaaagagaagaattaCAAGAAATTAGTAGTCCCAAGTCAATCAATGAAACTTCTCCGGACAAGCAATTGAAGATTTTGGATAGTAAAAATGTGAGAGACAGGAGCCAGTATATACATTCAGTGTTGAATCCTGTTGAAAATATCTCGCAATGGAAGGAAGTCAAGGTTCGTGTGACGCCGGCGAAGCTCCAGAAAGAGAACATCAGTTTTGAGCCAGAGCCTGTAATGAAGGTTGAAAAGCCTTCTCAAAAGAATAGCCTAATGAGTCCAAGTCCAATTTCGTCTGCCAAACAAGAAGTGTCTGTGGATGCTAGCCTTTCCACCTGGTTGAGCTCGCCTGAAAGCCCAATACCGGAAAGGCCTCAGATGAGCAAGTCTCATCAGTCTAACTCATCGCTGAGCCGGGAAGATCAGCCTATTCTAGGCGCTCTAACTGTCGATGATCTTAAGCAATCAGTGACTTCATCTCCTCGAAGATCTCCAAGCAAAAGCCCCGATGAAATGCCTATATTGGGTACTGTTGGCAGTTACTGGAATGATTCTATTTCTTCTCTATCTAGTTCAGCTGCAAAAGGAATTCCTAACACTACCAGCAAATACAGAgag GATAGGAGGGTGAATTGGCATTCAACTCCATTTGAGAAAAGGCTGGACAAAGCTTTGAACAACAGAGGTGCTCTTGAAACTTCCTTGAGCTAA